From one Rosa rugosa chromosome 4, drRosRugo1.1, whole genome shotgun sequence genomic stretch:
- the LOC133745813 gene encoding uncharacterized protein LOC133745813 codes for MDFTFQRRGRGRRRRLTDLSLLLILLLLLTLFNSTPANASIHIYRNEIFREVGNAFLLSGGSEGISASPSSRSFIRFENITFWRSEAAVDKKHSNGLIQVIVFEAADRNNIGGSAYGGQRSICCTPDLAKMEGCKQGEVIRRPSATDVNWPIVINVHFRRNSLSKNMDYKEILITKTGMYNLFFVACDPKLKELVMSGKTVWKSPDGYLPGRMAPLMKFYVYMALAYVLIGVIWLTQYVRFWKDILQLQHCITAVIALGLFEMILWYSDYVNFNNTGMRPVFLTTLVVTVGAVRKTVSRLLILTVSMGYGVVRPTLGGLTSKVLLLGITFFLATELLNITEFVGTINDVSGRARLFLVLPDAFLDAFLILWIFTSLSKTLEQLQTKRSSVKLDMYRKFSNALAVTVIASVAWIAYEVYFKATDPFNEKWHSAWIITAFWDILAFALLSVICYLWAPSQNSQRYAYSEKLGEESDDEESQSLTAGKPEGDISLVNQEEKSGRSTGDSDEEDTEEDKRE; via the exons ATGGATTTCACATTCcagagaagaggaagaggaagaaggagaagactCACCGACCTCTCGCTgctcctcatcctcctcctccttttaaCATTATTCAATTCCACTCCGGCCAACGCCTCCATCCATATCTACCGCAACGAAATCTTCCGGGAAGTCGGCAATGCTTTCCTCCTCTCCGGCGGCAGCGAAGGCATCTCCGCATCTCCCTCCTCCCGCTCTTTTATCCG ATTCGAGAATATCACCTTCTGGAGGAGCGAGGCTGCTGTTGACAAGAAGCATAGTAATGGGTTGATACAGGTTATCGTTTTTGAAGCCGCGGATCGTAATAATATCGGTGGTTCTGCTTATGGGGGACAGAGATCTATATGTTGCACCCCTGATCTTGCTAAGATGGAAGGTTGTAAGCAAGGTGAAGTCATCAGGAGGCCTTCTGCCACAGATGTTAATTGGCCCATTGTTATAAATGTACACTTCAGGAGGAACAGTCTCTCTAAAAATATGGATTATAAAGAGATTTTGATCACGAAAACGGGGATGTATAACTTGTTTTTTGTAGCCTGTGATCCAAAGCTGAAGGAACTAGTAATGAGCGGGAAGACGGTATGGAAAAGCCCCGATGGTTATCTACCTGGTCGAATGGCTCCACTGATGAAATTTTACGTGTATATGGCACTTGCTTATGTGCTGATTGGTGTAATTTGGCTCACTCAGTATGTGAGGTTCTGGAAGGATATTCTGCAACTTCAGCATTGCATCACAGCTGTCATTGCTCTTGGATTGTTTGAGATGATTCTTTGGTATTCCGACTATGTCAATTTTAATAATACAGGGATGAGGCCAGTTTTTCTTACCACATTAGTTGTAACAGTTGGAGCTGTGAGAAAAACAGTTTCCCGTCTCCTTATCCTCACTGTTTCTATGGGCTATGGTGTAGTACGGCCTACTCTTGGGGGTCTTACCTCCAAGGTGCTTCTGCTTGGAATAACATTTTTTCTGGCAACAGAGTTGCTTAACATTACCGAGTTTGTTGGGACAATTAATGATGTATCAGGAAGAGCGAGATTATTTCTAGTTCTTCCTGATGCTTTCTTGGACGCATTTTTAATCTTGTGGATTTTCACCTCTCTCTCCAAAACACTAGAACAGCTACAG ACAAAGAGAAGCTCTGTCAAGTTGGATATGTATAGGAAGTTCTCAAATGCATTAGCAGTGACAGTCATTGCCTCAGTCGCATGGATAGCTTATGAG GTGTACTTCAAAGCAACAGATCCCTTCAATGAGAAGTGGCATAGTGCTTGGATCATCACTGCTTTCTGGGATATTCTTGCATTTGCATTGCTGAGCGTTATCTGCTATCTTTGGGCACCATCTCAGAACTCTCAGAG GTATGCATACTCAGAGAAGCTAGGAGAAgaatctgatgatgaagaatctCAGTCTCTAACTGCGGGCAAGCCAGAGGGTGATATCAGCTTAGTCAATCAAGAAGAGAAGAGTGGTAGAAGCACCGGCGATTCTGATGAAGAGGACACAGAAGAAGATAAGAGGGAATGA